The Brasilonema sennae CENA114 genome includes a region encoding these proteins:
- the cruF gene encoding gamma-carotene 1'-hydroxylase CruF, whose protein sequence is MRQLVIAQRVCLTGHILAKAFGLIGILLVIPNAETIFNSGEVGQKAMQLSMADGGVVDIILGTIAVSIYAYRVLGWRTWLGFLLPSVLISVGSELLGTSTGFPFGYYSYLSGLGYKIAGLVPFTIPLSWFYVGLSAYLIARTGLRVAQNPSLVGQVGAIALGALLFTCWDFALEPAMSQTSLPFWFWENPGEFFGTPYQNYAGWFGTSALFMSVAALLWRNTPIKLERSQLNVPLVVYLSNFAFAAGLSLAAGFAIPVSLGFVLGVVPAVVLWWRSIAASANVAVAPTTEVTVASVKVAVK, encoded by the coding sequence ATGAGACAACTTGTTATCGCTCAGCGTGTATGCCTCACTGGTCATATCTTGGCAAAGGCTTTTGGACTAATAGGCATTCTATTGGTCATACCTAATGCCGAAACAATTTTCAATTCAGGAGAGGTTGGACAAAAAGCCATGCAGTTGAGTATGGCTGATGGTGGTGTGGTAGATATTATTTTGGGGACAATAGCCGTCTCCATTTATGCATATCGAGTATTGGGATGGCGCACTTGGCTAGGGTTTCTACTACCATCTGTATTAATATCGGTGGGCAGTGAATTACTGGGCACAAGTACTGGATTTCCCTTTGGATACTACAGTTACTTGAGTGGCTTAGGATATAAGATTGCGGGGCTTGTGCCATTTACAATTCCCTTATCCTGGTTTTATGTGGGCTTGTCTGCTTACCTGATTGCTCGTACTGGTTTGAGGGTAGCTCAAAATCCCAGTTTAGTGGGCCAAGTAGGCGCTATAGCATTGGGCGCTTTGCTTTTTACCTGCTGGGACTTTGCATTGGAACCAGCCATGAGTCAAACATCTCTCCCCTTTTGGTTTTGGGAAAATCCAGGTGAGTTCTTTGGAACACCCTATCAAAATTATGCGGGTTGGTTTGGCACTAGCGCCCTGTTTATGAGCGTGGCAGCATTGCTGTGGAGAAACACGCCCATAAAATTGGAGCGATCGCAACTCAATGTCCCCTTAGTCGTTTATCTTAGCAATTTTGCTTTTGCTGCAGGACTGAGCTTAGCAGCTGGATTTGCTATCCCAGTTTCATTAGGCTTTGTCTTGGGCGTAGTTCCAGCTGTAGTACTTTGGTGGAGATCAATTGCTGCATCTGCTAATGTTGCTGTTGCACCAACAACCGAAGTTACTGTAGCAAGCGTCAAAGTTGCTGTCAAATAA
- the rpmA gene encoding 50S ribosomal protein L27 has translation MAHKKGTGSTRNGRDSNAQRLGVKHYGSEVVRAGNILVRQRGTKFHPGNNVGIGKDDTLFALIDGVVTFERKGKTRKKVSVYPVAAPAEAVAS, from the coding sequence ATGGCTCATAAGAAAGGAACAGGTAGTACACGCAACGGTCGTGATTCTAACGCTCAAAGACTGGGTGTAAAGCACTACGGTAGTGAAGTTGTCCGGGCGGGAAATATCTTAGTGCGTCAGCGCGGGACTAAATTTCATCCTGGTAACAACGTTGGTATTGGCAAAGATGACACTTTGTTTGCTTTAATTGACGGCGTAGTCACATTTGAACGCAAGGGCAAAACCCGTAAAAAGGTTAGCGTTTATCCAGTTGCAGCACCAGCCGAGGCAGTTGCAAGCTAG
- the rplU gene encoding 50S ribosomal protein L21, translating to MTYAIIETGGKQVKVEAGRFYDIELLHVQPDEKVTIDKVLLVQHDGEVTIGQPLVGGAKVEGTVMRHLRGRKVLVYKMKPKKKTRKKRGHRQEITRLLINSISLDGSVLASEEKAIALNAATEVTIEPAQTTETPETVDVVAQPVAQNSPAEETAAE from the coding sequence ATGACCTACGCAATTATTGAAACCGGCGGCAAGCAAGTAAAAGTCGAAGCTGGTCGGTTTTATGACATTGAACTGCTGCATGTTCAACCAGACGAGAAAGTTACTATAGATAAAGTATTGCTAGTGCAGCACGACGGCGAAGTCACCATAGGACAGCCGCTTGTGGGAGGAGCAAAGGTAGAAGGCACGGTGATGCGGCATCTAAGAGGTCGCAAAGTCCTGGTTTATAAGATGAAACCGAAAAAGAAAACTCGTAAAAAACGGGGTCATCGCCAGGAAATCACTAGATTATTGATTAATTCAATTAGCCTCGACGGTTCGGTGCTTGCTTCCGAAGAAAAGGCGATCGCCTTAAATGCAGCAACTGAGGTGACTATAGAACCAGCCCAAACAACTGAAACTCCAGAGACTGTCGATGTTGTAGCACAACCAGTCGCCCAGAATTCACCCGCTGAAGAAACAGCTGCTGAATAA
- the bchI gene encoding magnesium chelatase ATPase subunit I, whose amino-acid sequence MSSTAQATAAARRVVFPFTAIVGQEEMKLALLLNVIDPKIGGVMIMGDRGTGKSTTIRALADLLPEIPVVANDPFNSDPSDPDLMSDEVRQQLQQGVDIPVIPKKVQMVDLPLGATEDRVCGTIDIEKALSEGVKAFEPGLLAKANRGILYVDEVNLLDDHLVDVLLDSAASGWNTVEREGISIRHPARFVLVGSGNPEEGELRPQLLDRFGMHAEIRTVKEPALRVQIVEQRSEFDQNPPVFLEQYKSQQEELQQNIINAQNLLPSVAIDYDLRVKISEVCSELDVDGLRGDIVTNRAAKAIAAYEGRTEVTVDDIRRVMTLCLRHRLRKDPLESIDSGYKVQKTFSRVFGVEVPEETTQQNGTGQKLGVRN is encoded by the coding sequence GTGAGTTCAACTGCTCAAGCTACCGCTGCGGCGCGTCGCGTGGTATTTCCATTTACAGCAATTGTCGGTCAGGAAGAAATGAAACTGGCTCTATTGTTGAACGTGATTGACCCGAAAATTGGCGGTGTGATGATTATGGGCGATCGCGGTACCGGAAAATCCACAACTATCCGGGCGCTAGCTGATTTGCTTCCAGAAATTCCCGTCGTTGCTAACGATCCCTTCAACAGCGATCCTAGTGATCCCGATCTGATGAGTGATGAAGTCCGCCAACAGCTACAGCAAGGGGTGGATATTCCCGTTATTCCAAAAAAAGTCCAAATGGTCGATTTGCCCTTGGGAGCAACAGAAGACCGAGTTTGTGGTACCATCGACATCGAAAAAGCATTATCAGAAGGTGTTAAAGCCTTTGAACCAGGACTCTTGGCAAAAGCCAACCGGGGTATTCTCTATGTGGATGAAGTCAACTTACTAGATGATCACTTAGTAGACGTGCTTCTTGACTCCGCCGCCAGTGGTTGGAACACAGTAGAACGAGAAGGAATTTCCATACGTCACCCGGCGCGTTTCGTGCTTGTAGGTTCTGGTAACCCAGAAGAAGGAGAACTGCGTCCTCAACTTCTAGATAGATTTGGAATGCACGCAGAAATCCGTACAGTTAAAGAACCAGCTTTGCGGGTGCAAATCGTAGAACAACGCTCAGAATTTGACCAAAATCCACCAGTATTTCTCGAACAGTATAAATCTCAACAGGAAGAACTCCAACAGAACATCATTAACGCCCAAAATCTGTTGCCATCTGTGGCAATTGATTACGATTTACGTGTCAAGATTTCTGAAGTCTGTTCCGAACTTGATGTTGATGGCTTGCGTGGTGACATTGTGACTAACCGTGCGGCAAAAGCGATCGCCGCATATGAAGGACGTACCGAAGTAACAGTAGATGATATCCGTCGCGTGATGACTTTATGTCTGCGTCATAGACTGCGAAAAGACCCCTTAGAGTCAATAGATTCTGGATACAAAGTACAAAAAACCTTTAGCCGCGTCTTTGGCGTAGAAGTACCCGAAGAGACGACACAACAAAACGGTACAGGACAAAAATTAGGAGTTAGAAATTAA
- a CDS encoding Uma2 family endonuclease, which translates to MLEYDSLACLPSSEELPDSDDTPVDNQLQHLIPGLLEAILAMVWANRMDWFFGADMGVYYDPNQPPIVPDGFLSLGVERFFDENLRPSYVLWEEEKVPILTLEVVSQRYRGEYTTKKDEYAKLGVLYYVVYHPTRRRKPRLEVYKLVNGAYELHSDNPVWLPEVGLGIGMERGTYQGITREWLYWYNEAGKRLLTPEERAQVLAERLRAMGVDPDSI; encoded by the coding sequence ATGTTAGAGTACGATTCATTAGCTTGCTTGCCCTCCTCTGAGGAATTACCAGACTCTGATGATACGCCTGTGGATAATCAATTACAACATTTGATTCCTGGTTTGCTAGAAGCCATACTCGCTATGGTGTGGGCAAATCGCATGGATTGGTTTTTTGGTGCTGATATGGGTGTTTATTATGATCCAAATCAACCACCGATTGTACCAGATGGGTTTCTGAGTTTGGGAGTTGAGCGATTTTTTGATGAAAATTTGCGTCCGAGTTATGTGTTGTGGGAAGAAGAGAAAGTCCCAATTTTGACGCTGGAAGTTGTTTCTCAGAGATATCGTGGAGAATATACCACTAAGAAAGATGAGTATGCAAAGTTAGGGGTTTTGTACTACGTCGTTTATCATCCGACTCGCCGCCGTAAACCGCGTTTGGAAGTGTATAAGTTGGTGAATGGTGCATATGAATTGCATTCAGATAATCCTGTTTGGTTACCGGAAGTTGGTTTGGGAATTGGTATGGAACGGGGAACTTATCAAGGAATTACGCGGGAGTGGCTGTACTGGTATAACGAAGCAGGAAAGCGCTTGTTAACTCCAGAAGAACGCGCTCAAGTCTTGGCGGAACGCTTACGTGCGATGGGAGTCGATCCAGATTCTATTTAA
- a CDS encoding AAA family ATPase, producing MMIDLRKFFEATDPSRTLVVKDTQDKKYYIDFSSVRGGDIIFKLKQKMTFFKPNDPTCTLFTGHIGCGKSTELRRLQLELEADGFCVIYFESSEDLEMTDVDIADVLLGIARRVSQSLEKLNLEEPSRLKELLQGAIRVLNADVTGVKLKVPNVGDFGVTSEKEKFTLAFGIGEITTKVKSDATLREKLNQYLGPQKIKLLDAINKELLEPAIAQLKQQGKKGLVVIVDNLDRIDNRPKAWGRPQQEYLFVDQGEYLTKLNCHVVYTMPLSLKFSNDYGTLTQRFLEDPRVLPMVPVQWSDGSVHEEGMALMQEMVMARAYPDLRPDQRASNITFVFDRKATLEHLCRMSGGHVRDLLRLLNTWIMEEMSLPLSRETLDTVIRARRNEMVLPISDEEWELLRRVKQTKKVSDDLGYQKLIRSRFVFEYRDRGESWFEVNPILAEARELNG from the coding sequence ATGATGATAGACTTACGCAAGTTTTTTGAAGCTACAGATCCCAGCAGAACTCTTGTTGTTAAGGACACACAGGATAAGAAGTATTATATTGACTTTTCTTCTGTGCGTGGTGGAGATATTATCTTCAAACTAAAGCAGAAGATGACATTTTTTAAGCCGAATGACCCTACCTGCACGCTTTTTACTGGGCACATTGGGTGTGGGAAATCTACGGAATTGCGGCGGCTGCAACTGGAGTTGGAAGCGGATGGTTTTTGTGTTATCTATTTTGAGTCTAGCGAAGACTTGGAAATGACTGATGTGGATATTGCTGATGTGCTGTTGGGGATCGCCCGTCGCGTCAGTCAAAGTTTAGAAAAACTCAATCTTGAAGAACCCAGCAGGCTGAAAGAGTTACTGCAAGGTGCTATCAGGGTTTTAAATGCTGATGTGACTGGCGTCAAACTCAAAGTTCCGAATGTTGGTGATTTTGGTGTCACCTCTGAAAAAGAAAAGTTTACTTTGGCTTTTGGAATTGGGGAAATCACGACTAAGGTTAAGAGTGACGCAACACTGCGGGAAAAACTCAACCAGTATCTGGGGCCACAAAAAATTAAACTGTTAGACGCGATTAATAAGGAGTTGCTGGAACCTGCGATCGCCCAACTGAAACAGCAGGGCAAAAAAGGTTTAGTGGTGATTGTAGATAATCTTGACAGAATTGATAATCGTCCCAAGGCTTGGGGACGTCCACAACAAGAATACTTGTTTGTGGATCAGGGTGAGTATCTCACGAAGTTGAATTGTCATGTTGTGTATACAATGCCACTGTCTTTGAAGTTTTCTAATGACTATGGAACCCTCACACAGAGATTTTTGGAAGATCCCAGAGTGTTACCGATGGTACCTGTACAATGGTCAGATGGCAGTGTTCATGAAGAGGGAATGGCGCTGATGCAAGAGATGGTAATGGCAAGAGCTTATCCTGACTTGCGACCAGACCAGCGTGCCAGTAATATTACGTTTGTTTTTGATCGTAAGGCAACTCTTGAGCACTTGTGTAGGATGAGTGGTGGTCATGTGCGCGACTTGCTCAGGCTGCTGAATACATGGATTATGGAGGAAATGTCACTTCCTTTGAGTCGTGAAACTTTGGATACTGTGATTCGTGCTCGTCGCAATGAAATGGTTTTGCCCATTTCTGATGAGGAGTGGGAATTGTTGCGTCGTGTGAAGCAAACGAAAAAAGTGAGTGATGATTTGGGGTATCAGAAGCTGATTCGCAGTCGGTTTGTTTTTGAATATCGCGATCGCGGTGAGTCTTGGTTTGAAGTGAATCCCATTTTGGCGGAGGCGCGGGAGTTGAATGGCTGA
- a CDS encoding eIF2A-related protein, with translation MDADEFNVDVNNERSLKQLAWGIEASVGQFKLILARCNYRSLRLHLIKRLRDICQVEIRVLVLKESARTLYTAIREESGDDVQALMVLGLESVRNLEQMLISANQVREEFRNHFPFPVVLWIDDEVHKQFMQFAPDLESWGTTKIFPIAPNELMEFLQETAEQFLTGDFSLTLEKYSEIKLAWQDLQNSGQVLEPGVKARIEYLLGFTEFVDNHLDTTLEYYQQSLAFWQQVNDLVWQGKVLSNITFCYYEKARQQERNSPQNVETLPLRVRHSPAEGNPPAALDSHATSLQRDKTEDSDWQETRNYLQQCLQVLESAQRSDLIANLLDKFGKILRELQDWEELKKLAQRALLIHEAEGDLLRVSQDYGFLAEVALANQKWQEAKTLAEKALEVLSTNPSAISNRQEFLFLLAKAQQNLGEEQAAINNLKTAIQIGVSDSKPELYLSLLRNLRSLYLKQKQYLEAFQIKQEGLSVEQQFGLRAFIGAGRLQATRHANLSKIVEKLPATSLQENIAPEISASGRLLDVERLIERIGRPDYKLIVIHGQSGVGKSSLVNAGLVPGLKKKAIGIQDNLVVPIRVYTNWMDELGRQIKEALQEMGRWGDGEAETSALETQAQVSEVETPDSRTTLLKELRECETYNLRPVLIFDQFEEFFFVDIEPQQRWLFFEFLKDCLNILSVNIVLSLREDYLHYLLKFNRFRDSSMIQIDILSENVLYELGNFSRDDAQSIIQQLTERANFHLEPALIAELVRDLARELGEVRPIELQVVGAQLQAENIRTLAKYQECGTKEELVKRYLNEVVQDCGEENQQTAEFVLYLLTDEKGTRPLKTHAELERDLQVLAADLSKDASKLDLILEIFVESGLVVLLKENPANRYQLVHDYLAEFIRHQQEPKLSQVMAELEQERKQRLQTEEQLKQTEQAKQILTKANQKAQQRIRVGSGVLIASFVVAGIVTLQAFGLVGKAQKSAILERQGVAAEKLFQIQQIEALLLALNAGQDLDNLINKENEPAEYPAASPVLALQTIVDNIHEQNQLKGHTGSVNSASFSPDGKRILTASEDNTTRLWDISGKQLVELKGHKGSINSASFSPDGKRILTASDDQTARVWDSAGKQLAELKGHKGSVVSASFSPDGKRILTVSSDNTARVWDSVGKPLAELKGHTGPVNSASFSPDGKRILTVSSDKTARLWDSAGKPLAELKGDTVPVNRASFSPDGKRILTGSDDTVRLWDTSGKQIAQLKGHTSSVISASFSPDGKRILTASDDTVRLWDTSGKQIAQIKGNTSSVISASFSPDGKRILTASDDMARLWNLSGKQIAQLKWPSGSIYSTSFSPDGKRILTVSSDNTARLWDMSEQIPEKEDIYSNFANYKRDGKRIFAASSDSAPVWDSAGKQLAELKEDTSAVNTASFSPDGKRILTASNNRRVRLWDSGGKQLAEFKGHTDNVNSASFSPDGKRILTASDSTTRLWDSTGKQFTELKKLSGVYSAIFSPDGKRILTASSDKTARLWDSSGKLLAELKGHTSDLNSASFSPDGKRIVTASWDKTARVWDSTGKQLAELKGHTGFVLNASFSPDGKRILTASSDNTARLWDISGKLLAELKGHKDNVNSAIFSPDGKRILTASWDTTARLWDSTGKQLAELKGHTSGVYSAVFSPDGKRILTASDDRTARVWDSAGKQLAELKGHTGSVLSASFSPDGKRILTASWDRTARVWQYTTFDELLSQGCQWLDDYFVINPKELEKLEVCQNKSNLKAAAPFLVKEGEQQARAGNIDEAIATFRKALQWNPNLKFDPKEKAQELANKGEAERLVACRSKRRSKQFCYRG, from the coding sequence ATGGACGCAGATGAATTTAATGTTGATGTCAACAATGAGCGCTCATTGAAGCAATTGGCTTGGGGGATTGAGGCTTCTGTTGGACAGTTTAAGCTGATTCTGGCACGGTGCAATTATCGTAGTTTGCGCTTGCATCTAATAAAACGATTACGTGACATTTGTCAAGTTGAAATTCGCGTCCTGGTTCTGAAGGAATCTGCAAGGACTCTTTATACTGCCATTCGCGAAGAATCCGGGGATGATGTGCAAGCCCTGATGGTTTTGGGTTTGGAATCAGTGCGGAATCTTGAGCAAATGCTGATTAGTGCAAATCAGGTGCGGGAGGAGTTTCGCAATCATTTTCCTTTCCCTGTGGTGTTGTGGATTGATGATGAAGTTCACAAGCAGTTCATGCAGTTTGCTCCTGATTTGGAAAGTTGGGGAACAACGAAAATTTTTCCGATTGCTCCCAATGAGTTGATGGAGTTTTTGCAAGAAACAGCAGAGCAATTCTTGACTGGTGATTTCAGTCTGACTTTAGAAAAATATTCCGAGATTAAGTTAGCTTGGCAAGATTTGCAAAATTCCGGACAAGTTCTAGAACCAGGAGTAAAAGCGAGAATCGAATATTTGTTGGGATTCACAGAATTTGTTGATAATCACTTAGATACTACTTTGGAGTATTATCAACAAAGTTTGGCTTTTTGGCAGCAAGTCAATGATTTAGTCTGGCAAGGCAAAGTCCTGAGCAATATCACTTTCTGTTATTACGAAAAAGCGAGACAACAAGAAAGAAATTCTCCTCAGAATGTAGAGACGTTGCCCTTACGGGTTCGCCACTCGCCTGCGGAGGGAAACCCTCCCGCAGCGCTGGACTCACATGCAACGTCTCTACAACGTGATAAAACGGAAGATTCTGATTGGCAAGAAACAAGAAATTACCTTCAGCAATGTCTCCAAGTTTTGGAATCTGCTCAACGTTCAGATTTAATTGCTAATTTACTTGATAAGTTTGGCAAAATCTTACGTGAATTACAAGATTGGGAGGAGTTAAAGAAGTTAGCGCAGCGTGCTTTACTCATCCATGAAGCTGAAGGAGATTTGCTGAGGGTATCTCAAGATTATGGCTTTTTGGCTGAAGTTGCTTTGGCAAATCAAAAATGGCAAGAAGCGAAAACTTTAGCGGAAAAGGCGTTAGAAGTTTTATCTACGAATCCGTCTGCGATTTCTAATCGCCAGGAATTTTTGTTTCTTTTAGCGAAAGCACAACAAAACTTAGGCGAAGAGCAAGCGGCTATTAATAATTTAAAAACAGCAATCCAAATAGGTGTTTCTGACTCTAAACCCGAACTATATCTTAGTCTTTTAAGAAATTTACGAAGTTTATATTTAAAACAAAAGCAATATCTCGAAGCTTTTCAAATTAAACAGGAAGGGCTTTCGGTTGAACAACAATTTGGCTTGCGGGCGTTTATTGGTGCAGGAAGATTACAAGCGACACGACACGCAAATTTATCCAAAATTGTAGAGAAGTTGCCTGCAACGTCTCTACAGGAAAATATAGCGCCAGAAATTAGTGCATCTGGTCGTTTACTTGATGTAGAACGTTTGATTGAACGCATCGGTCGTCCTGATTATAAATTGATAGTTATTCATGGACAATCAGGAGTTGGCAAAAGTTCTCTGGTTAATGCGGGACTTGTTCCTGGTTTGAAAAAGAAGGCGATCGGCATTCAAGATAATTTGGTTGTGCCGATACGAGTTTACACCAACTGGATGGATGAGTTGGGACGCCAGATAAAAGAGGCGTTGCAGGAGATGGGAAGATGGGGAGATGGCGAAGCTGAAACTTCAGCTTTAGAAACTCAAGCGCAAGTGTCAGAAGTTGAAACGCCTGACTCTCGAACTACGCTGTTAAAAGAATTACGAGAGTGTGAAACATATAATCTTCGTCCGGTACTGATTTTTGACCAATTTGAAGAATTTTTCTTTGTTGATATCGAACCACAGCAAAGGTGGCTATTTTTTGAGTTTTTAAAAGATTGCCTTAATATCTTATCGGTGAATATAGTATTGTCGTTGCGAGAAGATTACTTACATTATTTGCTCAAGTTTAATCGCTTCCGCGACAGTTCGATGATTCAGATTGATATTCTGAGCGAGAATGTTCTTTATGAGTTGGGTAACTTCTCCCGTGATGATGCTCAATCAATTATTCAGCAATTAACTGAACGGGCTAATTTTCACTTAGAACCTGCTTTAATTGCAGAACTGGTGCGGGATTTGGCGCGTGAACTGGGCGAAGTGCGCCCGATTGAGTTGCAGGTTGTGGGGGCGCAACTGCAAGCGGAAAACATCAGAACTCTGGCAAAATATCAGGAGTGTGGCACAAAGGAAGAACTGGTAAAACGTTATCTGAATGAAGTGGTTCAGGATTGTGGAGAAGAAAATCAGCAAACGGCGGAATTTGTGTTGTATTTGCTGACGGATGAAAAAGGAACTCGTCCACTGAAGACTCATGCTGAACTAGAACGGGATTTGCAGGTGTTAGCTGCAGATTTGAGTAAAGATGCGAGCAAGTTAGATTTGATTTTAGAGATTTTTGTGGAATCTGGCTTGGTGGTTTTGTTAAAAGAAAATCCGGCAAACCGCTATCAGTTGGTGCATGATTATTTAGCTGAGTTTATCCGCCACCAACAGGAACCGAAGTTAAGCCAGGTGATGGCTGAACTGGAACAGGAAAGAAAGCAACGCCTGCAAACTGAAGAACAGTTAAAACAAACTGAGCAGGCTAAGCAGATATTAACAAAAGCTAACCAGAAAGCACAGCAGCGGATTCGTGTTGGATCGGGAGTGTTGATTGCATCCTTTGTTGTTGCAGGAATTGTCACATTACAAGCATTTGGGCTTGTGGGCAAGGCACAGAAAAGTGCAATTCTAGAACGACAAGGCGTTGCAGCAGAGAAGCTTTTTCAGATCCAACAAATAGAAGCATTGCTCTTAGCTTTAAACGCAGGGCAAGATTTAGACAATCTCATAAATAAAGAAAATGAACCAGCAGAATATCCAGCTGCTAGCCCTGTCTTAGCTTTACAGACGATTGTTGACAATATTCATGAGCAAAATCAACTCAAAGGGCATACAGGTTCCGTCAACAGCGCCAGTTTTAGCCCAGATGGTAAACGCATTCTCACCGCATCAGAGGACAATACGACGCGGCTGTGGGATATATCGGGTAAGCAATTAGTAGAACTTAAAGGGCATAAAGGTTCTATCAACAGTGCCAGTTTTAGCCCGGATGGCAAACGGATTCTCACTGCTTCCGATGATCAAACGGCGCGGGTGTGGGATAGCGCAGGTAAGCAATTAGCAGAACTTAAAGGGCATAAAGGTTCTGTCGTCAGCGCCAGTTTTAGCCCGGATGGCAAACGTATTCTCACTGTTTCATCGGATAATACAGCGCGGGTGTGGGATAGTGTAGGTAAGCCATTAGCCGAACTCAAAGGGCATACAGGTCCTGTCAACAGCGCCAGTTTTAGCCCAGACGGCAAACGTATTCTCACTGTTTCATCGGACAAAACGGCGCGGCTGTGGGATAGTGCAGGTAAGCCATTAGCAGAACTTAAAGGGGATACAGTTCCCGTCAACAGAGCTAGTTTTAGCCCAGATGGCAAACGCATTCTCACTGGTTCTGATGACACGGTGCGGCTGTGGGATACCTCGGGGAAGCAAATAGCACAACTTAAAGGGCATACATCTAGCGTTATCAGCGCCAGTTTTAGCCCAGACGGCAAACGTATTCTCACTGCTTCTGATGATACGGTGCGGCTGTGGGATACCTCAGGCAAGCAAATAGCACAAATCAAAGGGAATACATCTAGCGTCATCAGCGCCAGTTTTAGCCCGGATGGCAAACGTATTCTCACTGCTTCTGATGACATGGCGCGGCTATGGAATCTCTCGGGCAAGCAAATAGCACAACTCAAATGGCCTAGCGGTTCTATCTACAGCACCAGTTTTAGCCCAGATGGTAAACGCATTCTCACTGTTTCATCGGACAATACGGCGCGGCTGTGGGATATGTCGGAGCAAATACCGGAAAAAGAGGATATATATTCTAATTTTGCAAATTATAAGCGCGATGGCAAACGCATTTTCGCCGCTTCATCGGATAGCGCACCAGTATGGGATAGCGCAGGTAAACAATTAGCAGAACTCAAAGAGGACACATCTGCTGTCAACACCGCTAGTTTCAGCCCAGATGGCAAACGCATTCTTACCGCTTCAAATAACAGAAGGGTACGGCTGTGGGATAGTGGAGGTAAGCAATTAGCCGAATTCAAAGGGCATACAGATAATGTCAACAGCGCTAGTTTTAGCCCGGATGGCAAACGCATTCTTACCGCTTCAGACAGTACAACGCGGCTGTGGGATAGTACAGGTAAACAATTTACCGAACTCAAAAAGCTTTCTGGTGTCTACAGCGCCATTTTTAGCCCAGATGGCAAACGCATTCTTACCGCTTCATCGGACAAAACCGCGCGGCTGTGGGATAGTTCGGGCAAGTTATTAGCCGAACTCAAAGGGCATACATCTGATCTCAACAGCGCTAGTTTTAGCCCGGATGGCAAACGTATTGTAACTGCATCATGGGACAAAACAGCGCGGGTGTGGGATAGCACAGGTAAGCAATTAGCAGAACTCAAAGGGCATACAGGTTTTGTCCTCAACGCCAGTTTTAGCCCGGATGGCAAACGTATTCTCACTGCTTCATCTGACAATACTGCACGACTGTGGGATATATCGGGCAAGTTATTAGCCGAACTCAAAGGGCATAAAGATAATGTCAACAGCGCCATTTTTAGCCCGGATGGCAAACGCATTCTCACCGCTTCATGGGACACAACAGCGCGGCTGTGGGATAGCACAGGCAAACAATTAGCTGAACTCAAAGGACACACATCTGGTGTTTACAGCGCCGTTTTTAGCCCGGATGGTAAACGCATTCTCACCGCTTCAGATGACAGAACGGCGCGGGTGTGGGATAGCGCAGGCAAACAATTAGCCGAACTCAAAGGGCATACAGGTTCTGTCCTCAGCGCCAGTTTTAGCCCAGATGGCAAACGCATTCTCACTGCTTCGTGGGACAGAACCGCGCGGGTGTGGCAATATACAACTTTCGACGAACTTTTATCACAAGGTTGCCAATGGCTGGATGATTATTTTGTCATCAACCCTAAAGAATTGGAAAAACTAGAAGTCTGCCAAAATAAATCTAACTTAAAAGCAGCAGCTCCATTTTTGGTTAAAGAAGGTGAACAGCAAGCAAGAGCAGGTAATATTGATGAGGCAATTGCAACTTTCCGTAAAGCTTTGCAGTGGAATCCTAACTTAAAATTTGACCCCAAGGAAAAAGCACAAGAATTAGCTAACAAAGGCGAAGCTGAGCGCTTGGTTGCTTGCAGAAGTAAACGCAGAAGTAAACAATTTTGTTATAGAGGGTAA
- a CDS encoding tetratricopeptide repeat protein, with amino-acid sequence MKEAIAAYKKAQELDPKVEIDAYFWDSLCWYGSLHRHAADVMFACEKAVQLAPDNGGIRDSRGLARAMTGKTQGAIEDFEAFIAQTDDKERKFQRQRWVKDLRAGKNPFTDAQLKKLLGND; translated from the coding sequence GTGAAGGAAGCGATCGCAGCCTACAAAAAAGCCCAAGAGCTAGATCCAAAAGTTGAAATTGATGCTTATTTTTGGGACTCACTTTGCTGGTACGGTAGCCTGCATCGCCACGCTGCTGATGTGATGTTTGCCTGTGAAAAAGCCGTGCAACTTGCTCCTGACAATGGAGGAATTCGAGATAGTCGCGGTTTAGCCAGGGCGATGACAGGTAAAACTCAAGGAGCAATTGAGGATTTTGAGGCATTCATTGCCCAGACTGATGATAAGGAGCGAAAATTCCAACGCCAAAGGTGGGTGAAGGATTTACGTGCTGGGAAAAATCCGTTTACAGATGCACAGTTGAAGAAGTTGCTGGGCAATGATTGA